One genomic window of Roseinatronobacter monicus includes the following:
- a CDS encoding heme NO-binding domain-containing protein, giving the protein MFTELLAMAEDSFGEEAVDRVIEALDLPSGGAYTSVGNYPCEELFNLIGGFSANSGLSAAALQRLFGHWMMQSFARHYPQFFEGREGSLDMLEAIEDDIHVEVRKLYPDADLPTFNTRRDGPGRLDMTYRSPRALAEFCHGLIESCTDHFGESACVSRRDRSEDGRTVATFRIHIRRDA; this is encoded by the coding sequence ATGTTCACCGAACTTCTGGCCATGGCCGAGGACAGCTTTGGTGAAGAGGCAGTTGATCGCGTTATTGAGGCGCTAGATCTGCCGTCGGGCGGAGCCTATACATCGGTCGGCAACTATCCCTGCGAAGAGTTGTTTAACCTGATTGGTGGCTTTTCTGCGAATAGCGGACTGTCTGCGGCTGCTTTGCAGCGGCTGTTTGGTCATTGGATGATGCAAAGCTTCGCCCGCCACTATCCGCAGTTCTTCGAAGGTCGAGAGGGCAGTCTGGACATGCTCGAGGCAATAGAAGACGACATCCATGTCGAGGTGCGAAAGCTTTATCCCGATGCCGATCTGCCGACGTTTAACACGCGGCGTGATGGTCCTGGTAGACTTGACATGACCTATCGCTCACCGCGTGCCTTGGCCGAGTTCTGTCATGGGTTGATAGAATCCTGCACCGATCACTTCGGCGAATCCGCCTGCGTTTCCCGGCGCGACCGGTCAGAGGACGGGCGCACAGTGGCGACCTTTCGCATCCACATTCGTCGCGATGCATGA